One Nitrospira sp. genomic region harbors:
- the bioF gene encoding 8-amino-7-oxononanoate synthase yields the protein MSNIQPLPEAHQLMFEHQLQQLQDRHLLRRLRTMESGTGPTATLDGREVILLSSNNYLGLATHPTVVEAAVAATRQYGAGSGAARLVCGSLPPHQDLETALARFKGTESALTFAAGYLANIGVIPSLIGKDGLILADRLCHASLLDGCRLSGAMFRVYHHRDMHHLERLLARRPAGKSTLIVTDGLFSMDGDIAPMKDIVQLAERYDAMIYVDDAHGTGILGPTGRGTLEHCNVESRVPYHMGTLSKALGSAGGYLTGSASFIAYLVNSCRSFTYTTAPTPGSAAAATAALQVIQREPERRARLWSNRARLAQGLSRLGFHLAASESPILPIIVGDPDRAMTMAQSLLDHGVYAPAIRPPTVPPATSRIRLTITADHTDEQIDRALRILEQAGHAINLL from the coding sequence TTGTCAAATATTCAGCCCCTTCCAGAGGCGCATCAGTTGATGTTCGAACACCAGTTGCAGCAACTTCAGGACCGTCACCTCCTACGCCGGCTCCGAACCATGGAATCGGGGACGGGACCGACGGCAACGCTTGACGGACGGGAAGTCATCCTGCTGTCATCGAATAACTACCTCGGCCTGGCCACACACCCGACCGTTGTGGAGGCAGCCGTCGCAGCCACAAGGCAATACGGAGCTGGATCCGGTGCGGCACGCCTCGTCTGCGGAAGCCTGCCTCCGCATCAAGACCTGGAAACAGCCCTCGCCCGTTTTAAAGGCACCGAGTCGGCACTCACCTTCGCAGCCGGTTATCTAGCCAACATCGGTGTCATCCCCTCGCTGATCGGGAAAGACGGACTCATCCTGGCCGACCGTCTATGTCACGCCAGCCTACTAGACGGCTGCCGCCTCAGCGGAGCCATGTTTCGCGTCTACCACCATCGTGACATGCATCATCTTGAGCGATTGCTTGCCCGTCGCCCGGCAGGCAAATCCACCCTCATTGTCACAGACGGACTCTTCAGTATGGACGGAGACATCGCACCGATGAAGGACATCGTGCAGTTGGCCGAACGGTACGACGCCATGATCTATGTCGATGACGCTCACGGCACTGGCATCCTGGGCCCCACGGGACGAGGCACCTTGGAGCATTGCAACGTCGAGTCGCGCGTCCCGTACCACATGGGGACCTTGAGCAAAGCCCTCGGGAGTGCGGGTGGCTACCTGACCGGCTCCGCATCGTTCATTGCCTATCTGGTCAATTCCTGCCGCAGTTTCACTTACACCACTGCGCCCACTCCTGGGAGCGCCGCGGCCGCCACGGCAGCACTCCAGGTCATCCAACGGGAACCGGAGCGGCGGGCCAGGCTGTGGAGCAACCGCGCACGCCTCGCACAAGGACTCTCTCGGCTAGGCTTCCACCTGGCCGCATCGGAAAGCCCGATCCTGCCGATCATCGTCGGCGATCCCGATCGCGCCATGACTATGGCTCAATCTCTTCTCGATCACGGTGTCTATGCCCCGGCCATCCGTCCTCCCACAGTCCCCCCCGCGACCAGTCGAATTCGCCTCACGATCACCGCCGACCACACCGACGAACAAATCGATCGCGCGCTGCGGATCTTGGAACAGGCAGGGCACGCCATCAACCTGCTCTAA
- a CDS encoding type IV pilus twitching motility protein PilT has translation MDISKLLTFGVQQGASDCHISAGEPPMIRLHGDLKKLDHPPLTQDETHALIYDMMSDAQRKNFEEHRECDFSFDLGDIARFRVNVFVQGRGLGAVFRTIPTEILPLEKLGMPPILRQLCDREKGLILVTGPTGSGKSTTLAGMIDYLNNTFEGHILTIEDPVEFVHKSKKCLVNQRELGVHTLSFANALRAALREDPDIILVGEMRDLDTIQLALTAAETGHLVFATLHTSSAPKTIDRIIDAFPPNQQAQVRAQLSETLEAVLTQTLLKKKSGGRVAAVEIMVGTTAVRNLIREGKLHQIPGIMQASQKDGMQTMDMALIDLATRGLVTKAEAQSRSMNPNLFNTAGAA, from the coding sequence ATTGATATCTCCAAACTGTTGACCTTTGGCGTCCAGCAGGGAGCCTCGGACTGTCACATCAGCGCCGGCGAGCCGCCGATGATTCGCCTGCATGGCGACCTGAAGAAACTCGACCACCCGCCCCTCACGCAGGATGAAACCCATGCACTCATCTACGACATGATGAGCGACGCCCAACGCAAGAATTTCGAAGAGCATCGGGAGTGTGACTTCTCTTTCGACCTCGGCGACATTGCCCGCTTCCGGGTGAATGTGTTCGTCCAAGGCCGGGGGCTCGGCGCCGTCTTCCGGACCATTCCCACAGAAATTCTGCCGCTTGAAAAGCTGGGAATGCCGCCGATTCTTCGGCAACTCTGCGACCGGGAAAAGGGACTGATCCTAGTCACCGGCCCAACCGGCTCCGGTAAATCCACTACCCTCGCCGGCATGATCGACTATCTGAACAATACCTTTGAGGGCCATATTCTCACGATCGAAGACCCGGTGGAGTTTGTGCACAAATCTAAGAAGTGTCTCGTCAATCAGCGGGAATTAGGCGTGCACACCTTGTCGTTCGCCAATGCGCTCCGCGCCGCACTCCGCGAAGACCCCGATATCATTCTCGTCGGAGAAATGCGGGATCTGGATACGATTCAGTTGGCCTTAACCGCAGCCGAAACCGGGCACCTGGTGTTTGCGACCCTCCACACCTCCAGTGCTCCGAAAACAATCGACCGCATCATCGATGCGTTCCCACCCAACCAGCAGGCGCAGGTCCGCGCACAGCTGTCGGAAACCCTGGAAGCGGTGTTGACCCAAACCTTGCTCAAAAAGAAAAGCGGCGGCCGGGTTGCTGCCGTGGAAATCATGGTGGGCACCACGGCCGTGCGGAATCTCATTCGCGAAGGCAAACTCCATCAGATTCCCGGCATCATGCAAGCCAGCCAGAAGGACGGCATGCAGACCATGGACATGGCCTTGATCGATTTGGCCACGCGAGGCCTCGTCACCAAAGCCGAAGCGCAATCGCGCAGTATGAATCCCAATCTGTTCAACACGGCAGGCGCGGCCTAA
- a CDS encoding PilT/PilU family type 4a pilus ATPase: MEVRTLLEVMVKQESSDLYLTVDAPPIYRIHGSTHRTDAPPFTNEQLESLALALMRGQQRGEFEEKMEMNLALYYKDLGRFRVNIFRQKGNVGLVFRHIKAEIMTVEQLDLPPIVKDIAMTKRGLVLVVGATGSGKSTTLAAMIDHRNTVHAGHIISVEDPIEFVHHHKKSIVTQREVGFDTHSFGNALKNTLRQAPDVILIGEIRDTETMEAAITFAETGHLCLGTLHSNNANQSIERIMNFFPVERHAQIYLQLSLNLRAIISQRLIPSLDSRRVPALEIMLDTPRIKDLIKRSEIDTLKEAMEQGIDEGCQTFDHVLLQLYKAGKISIEQALINADSANNLRLKIKLAGLKGDDAVAALLDKNDREEKGFQIQGQMGQAAGKKR, translated from the coding sequence ATGGAAGTTCGCACACTCCTCGAAGTCATGGTCAAGCAAGAGTCCTCCGACCTCTATCTGACCGTCGATGCGCCCCCCATCTATCGCATCCATGGCTCCACGCATCGAACCGATGCGCCGCCCTTCACCAACGAGCAATTAGAGTCGTTGGCGCTCGCCCTCATGCGAGGGCAGCAACGAGGTGAGTTCGAGGAGAAGATGGAGATGAACCTGGCCCTGTACTACAAGGACCTGGGGCGTTTCCGCGTCAATATTTTCCGGCAAAAGGGAAATGTCGGGCTGGTGTTCCGGCACATCAAGGCGGAAATCATGACGGTCGAGCAGTTGGATCTGCCGCCCATCGTTAAAGATATCGCCATGACAAAACGAGGGCTAGTCCTCGTCGTCGGCGCCACGGGATCAGGAAAGTCGACGACCTTGGCCGCCATGATCGATCACCGGAATACGGTGCACGCGGGGCACATCATCAGTGTGGAAGACCCGATCGAGTTCGTCCATCATCACAAAAAGTCGATCGTGACTCAGCGTGAAGTCGGTTTCGACACCCATTCGTTCGGCAACGCGCTCAAAAACACCCTGCGGCAAGCCCCGGACGTGATCCTCATCGGCGAAATCCGGGATACGGAAACCATGGAAGCCGCCATTACGTTCGCGGAAACAGGTCACCTCTGCCTCGGGACCTTGCACTCGAATAATGCCAACCAATCCATCGAACGCATCATGAACTTTTTCCCGGTGGAGCGACATGCGCAAATCTATCTGCAACTCTCGCTGAACCTCAGGGCCATCATTTCCCAACGACTTATCCCTTCGCTTGACAGCCGTCGAGTCCCCGCACTGGAAATCATGCTCGATACGCCGCGCATCAAAGACCTAATCAAGCGGTCGGAGATCGACACGCTGAAAGAAGCGATGGAGCAGGGCATTGACGAAGGCTGCCAGACGTTCGACCATGTACTGCTGCAACTCTACAAAGCCGGCAAGATCAGTATTGAACAGGCGCTGATCAACGCCGACAGTGCAAATAACCTTCGTTTGAAGATCAAGCTGGCAGGATTGAAAGGCGACGATGCGGTCGCGGCACTCCTAGACAAGAATGATCGTGAGGAAAAAGGGTTCCAGATCCAGGGACAGATGGGCCAGGCGGCAGGCAAGAAGCGTTGA
- a CDS encoding SUMF1/EgtB/PvdO family nonheme iron enzyme, with protein sequence MRLFGMTVVMSITLLAGAWVRAAEELQPAAGGQQGVPDAVQGKDGAPMVLIPAGAFTMGSNEGLPAERPEHVVTLDAYAIDRYEVSLRLYRRFLQEVQRDAPPTWDDEAAETVGDRPAIGVSWADASAYCTWAGKRLPTEAEWEKGARGTDGRRYPWGPMQPFVDIANYNRGVWVSEAVTLVNVTGGVEGMSVRHGLKEGGRSPYGLHHMAGNAAEWVGDWYDREYYAKSPDKNPTGPAKGEKKVIRGGSWSDLPVALRSSARVSAEPDFQDRAIGFRCAMDAAK encoded by the coding sequence ATGCGTTTATTCGGCATGACCGTCGTGATGTCCATAACCCTGCTTGCCGGTGCCTGGGTGCGTGCTGCAGAGGAATTGCAGCCTGCCGCCGGTGGCCAACAAGGTGTTCCCGATGCTGTTCAAGGCAAAGATGGCGCACCCATGGTGTTGATTCCGGCCGGGGCGTTTACGATGGGAAGCAATGAGGGGCTTCCTGCTGAGCGGCCGGAGCATGTCGTCACCCTTGATGCCTATGCGATCGATCGATACGAAGTGTCACTTCGGCTCTATCGACGGTTTCTTCAGGAGGTGCAGCGTGATGCCCCGCCGACCTGGGACGATGAAGCGGCGGAAACAGTGGGGGATCGCCCGGCGATCGGAGTCAGTTGGGCTGATGCGTCGGCCTACTGCACCTGGGCGGGGAAAAGGCTTCCGACGGAAGCCGAGTGGGAGAAGGGGGCGCGGGGAACGGATGGGCGAAGATATCCTTGGGGGCCTATGCAGCCGTTTGTGGACATTGCGAATTACAATCGCGGCGTGTGGGTGAGCGAAGCCGTCACTCTGGTGAATGTGACTGGCGGGGTCGAGGGGATGAGCGTTCGCCATGGACTCAAGGAGGGGGGACGAAGCCCCTATGGCCTCCACCACATGGCCGGCAACGCCGCGGAATGGGTGGGGGATTGGTACGATCGTGAATATTATGCGAAGAGCCCAGACAAGAACCCCACTGGTCCAGCAAAAGGGGAGAAGAAAGTGATTCGTGGCGGTTCCTGGTCTGATCTCCCAGTGGCACTGCGATCATCAGCTCGAGTTTCGGCGGAGCCGGATTTTCAGGATCGCGCGATTGGGTTTCGTTGCGCAATGGATGCCGCAAAGTAG